The Prochlorococcus marinus str. MIT 9301 genome segment CTCCTTAATTTATCAAAATAACCTCCTCCATAACCTAATCTTGTTAAATTTTTATCAACGGAAAGACATGGTACAAATATCATGCTTATCTGCAAATGACTTAGTGGGGAAGAGTTATTTGGACTTAATATTCCCTCAGAATCTTTGGTAAGAGGTCTCTCATCCCATGGATAAAATAACAACTCTTTTTTATCTTTACATCTTGGCAAAGCTAAAGTGAATTTATTCTTAAGACTTCTTATATCAACTTCATTTTTTAGAGGCCAATATATGGCTATGTAACCAATATTTTTATATCCCCTAACAAATGAATCAATATATGATCTTACATTCTTTTCAACATTTTCTCTTTGATTAAAAGAAATTTCATCTCTTAATTTTCTAAACGTATCCCTTTCCAATTTCTTATTTTGAAAGATCGTCATATTAAATTTTCAGTTAAAGCCATCCTCATTTAGTTTTGTGAGTGCTATTGCCAATGCATCTGCTGAATCATCAGGTTTTGGAGGTTTGTTTAGATCTAAGTTATACATAACAGCATCAAGAATATCTTTCTTAGATGCCTTTCCAGACCCAGCAATTGTTAATTTTATCTGAGCAGGTGAATACTCACTAACATTAATTTTTTTAGAGGCCAATACCATCATAATCACGCCTCTGGCCTGCACGACACTAATTGTGGTACTTGACCTGTAAAAGAAAAATTTTTCTACTGCAGCTGAAGTTGGATTCCAATGATTTATTAATTCATTAAGATCTTGGAATATCTCATAAAGTCTATCTTCTTCTTTTTTATCTTTACCTGTCTCAATAACGCCGCAATCCAATAATATCTTTCTTTCATTTTCTATCTCAATTATTCCATAACCAACTCTAGCTAATCCAGGGTCAATCCCAATTATTCTCACTTTTATTAAGCTTCAGCAGACAATTGAAATTTTGAAAGATTTTCTTTCTCATCTAAATCAAATACTTTACAAAAAGCTTGAATAACTCTTTCACCTGAATCAACTTGTTCCAAGGGATCTTTTCTAAGTCTATGTCTTAAAGAACAAGAAATTACCCTTGCTATGTCATCTTCTTGCACTTCAGTTCTGCCCTCAAATGCTGCAATTGCCCTTGCTGAACGATTTGTAACAATATCTCCACGTAAACCATCCACATCTAGTTCACCGCAGATTGCAGAAATATTCAATCTTAAGTCATCGTCCATTTGAACAGAATTTAGTATTTCTTGAGCTTTAATAACTTTTTGTTGAAGTTCATCCTGTTGTTTCTCAACACTCAATGAAAACTCATCAGGATTATCGTCAAAAGAAGTTCTTTGATCAACTACTTGAACTCTTAATTCAGCATCTCTAACTGTCTTAACTTCAACACTCATTCCAAACCTGTCCAATAGTTGAGGCCTTAATTCACCTTCTTCTGGATTTCCTGAACCAATAAGGACAAACCTCGCAGGATGTCGAACTGATACCCCCTCCCTTTCAACTGTATTCCACCCGGAAGCTGCTGAATCTAAAAGGACATCAACTAAATGGTCATCAAGTAAATTCACTTCATCAACGTATAGTAAACCCCTATTAGCTTTTGCTAATAGACCTGGTTCGAATGCCTTAACACCTTCGCTCAAAGCCTTCTCTATATCGATGGTTCCACAAAGCCTGTCTTCCGTAGCTCCCAAAGGCAAGTCAACCATAGGTACTTGTTTTTTAATACTCTCTAGATTTTCTCCTTGAGTAATTTTTTCCAAAACTTCTTTACTTTGCAAATCAGGATCGACTAGTGAACTATTATATGGATCGTCTTTAACAACATCGATTGCAGGCAACAAATCAGCTAAGGCTCTGATTGTAGTAGACTTTCCAGTCCCTCTATCACCCATTATCATCACTCCTCCAATTCTAGGATCAATAACATTTAACAAGAGTGCCAATTTCATTTCTTCTTGACCAATTACTGCAGTAAAAGGAAAAACTCTTCTTTTCTTCGTTGTAAGCACAGTTTTAGTTTTCTTAAATATTCAAATAATCAATAGATGCTACTTCAGAAAATGTTTTTAGTAAATATCCCTATCAAATTTAAACAAGAAGTAATTAACAACTAATCAAATTTATACTTACTTATTTTTTTTTGAATTGTTCAAAAACCAGTTTATTTGATGGACAATTCCTCTTAAAACATTTATTTCGTGCATTGATGTATTTGCCCTTAAAGTAAAATTCTTAAATTTACTGATTTTTGCCTTAGAGGTATGTTTTAAAAGATATCCAACTCGCATAAGCATTTCCTCTATCTCCATAAATGTATCATGCACTGCTTTCGATGATGCTAAGTTAAAAGCTCTTGATTCATTATTTAAATTCTTTTTAGAAGACTTATTTAATTCATATAAAACTATTGAAACAGCGTGGGAAAGATTTAATGAAGGATTATCCTGAGAAGTTGGAATATTAAAAGTTTTATTTGCTAGAAGCAATTCATTGTTAGTTAAACCTCTATCTTCTCTTCCAAATATAATTGCTAAATTATTTATCTTCTTAAAGGATAAAGTCCAATCAAATATATCTTCAGAAGATACAAAAAAAGAATCTTTATTTACATCAATCCTCCCACAAGAGGCTAGAACCAAATCACAATCAAAAACTGCTTTTTGAAGATCATCAAAAACCCTACAATGTTTAAGAAATTTTTGACCTTTAAGAGCCATTTTTCTTGCTTCTAAAGAAAATATATCGCATTTTGGAGAAACAATTCTTAATTCATCAACTTCAAAATTACTGCATAATCTAGCAACGCTTCCTACATTTAAGGGGCCATTTGGTTCAACTAAAATTACCTTTAAATTAGAAAAATTTTTTCCCAAAATCATTCAAGACTATGAAGATATTTTAATAAATTGGACATATTTACAGGATCAATTTCAAAACTTGGCATTGGAGGAGTCAGGCCTCCAGTAACTTGTTTTATTATCTCTTTATCATTCAAACGTTGAGTTATTGAGTGTAAGTCTGGGCCCACTAATCCTCTCGCTGTAATTCCATGACATCCAACACAATTTATCTTAAAAAGAGCATCTCCTTCCTCAACAGAGCCATTAAGCTCAAGAGTTTCAATAATATATTTGTTATTGTCATGATGATTTACGAAAATTATAGAAAAACAAATCAATAAAACTCCAAATACAACAAAACCTATTTTTAAGAATTCTCTCTTAAAATTACTTTCTGCTGCAGTTGATGAAGATGTTGACACAAAAAATAGTCTCTATGTAACAATTGTGAGTAAGAAATTCAAAAAAGGCAAAAAAATGATCGAGCCTCTTCTATGTGGAATTGTTTTAGGTTTAGTTCCAATAACTCTTCTTGGATTATTCGTAAGCGCATGGAATCAATACAGAAGAGGTTCAGGTATGTTGGACATTGATTAAAAATGTTAATCTTGATTGCCCATAATTTCTTACATCTATAGTTTCCCACAAAGTACTTTTTTTAATTAATAGGTTTGGTGAATGTTCACAAATAACTATTGAATCTTTTTTTAAAATGTCACAATCAAATAATTGATTTAAAACTAATTCATGGAAATCTACATCGTATGGAGGATCTAGATAAACAAAATCAAATTTTAATTTGTTTAAATCCATATTTCTAGATGATAAGTTTCTTTCATAATTAGGTTTTGTCCATTTCAAAACGTCTTTACAAATAACTTCTATGTCATTTCTCCTATTCTCTATATTCTCCAACGAGAGTAAATTTTCTAAGCAAATTTTTGAGTTGATTTTGTTTTTTTCAATTGCAATTATTTTTCTTGCCCCATGGTTATAGGCTTCACAGGATATGGACCCTGTTCCACTAAATAAATCTAACCAGTTACTGTTTTCAACTCTGCTGTTCAGTATATTAAATACAGCCTCTCTCACTCTCAAAGTTGTAGGTCTGGTATAAGAATTATTTGGACTTTGGAGTTTTTTACCACCTATTAATCTTAAGTTTGTCTTCATCAGTAATTATCAATTATTGAATATTACTAAGCCATCTTCTCAAAAGTTTTTCACCGGTTTTTCCAGATTTTTCCGGATGAAATTGACAGGCCAATAAATTATCATTCTCAATCATTGCAGTTAATTTTTCAGAGCCATAATCAACCTGAGCTGCAATAATCTTTGAATCATCTGGGATTGCATGATAGGAATGTACAAAATAGACCCAATTATTTAATTCTTCTAGCTCTAATAAAGTATTTGGTTTTGTAGGTAAAAGTTGGCACCAACCCATGTGTGGAATTCTTTTGTTAACAATATTCGGAATTTTTTGTATATTTCCTTTTAAAATTGCCAGCCCTTGAACCTCTCCCTCATCACTTGATTCAAAAAGGAGTTGAAGGCCTAAACATATCCCCAAAAAAGACTTCCCACTTTTAATCCAATTTTTCAAATCAGTTATCAAATCAGTCTCTTTGAGATTATTCATAGCTGGATCAAAGGCTCCAACCCCAGGGAGTATTATCGCTTTACAAAGCTTAGAGTCATTAAAATTTTTAATTAATATGATTTCTTCTCCAAGACTTTCTAGAGATTTTGTTACAGAATGAATATTACCCATCCCATAGTCTATTAGTCCAATTTTATGCAAAGCTTTTAAATTTATAAATGCTTAGTTAAAGTGCTCGAGAGAGTTGCTTTTGGCACAGCACCAACAACGGTATCAACCTTTTGACCTCCTTTAAAGATCATTAAAGTAGGAATACTTCTAATTCCGTATTGACTGGCAACATTTGGATTCTCATCAGTGTTTAATTTAAAAACTTTAATTTTCCCTTCAAAGTCTTTTGAGATTTCTTCTACAACTGGTGCAACCATCCTACATGGACCGCACCATGGTGCCCAAAAATCAACCAATACTGGTAGATCACTTTGCAGTACATCCTTGTCAAATGAAGAATCAGTTACGGCTGGAGCTGATGACATAATTTAAGTATTCCTTTTTTGAAAATTTAGCAGGCAATTCTTTTAAGTGATGATTTCATTACAGATAAAATAATATAAGTAACAAAATATCTAAAAAAAGCCCGATTAATCGGGCGATTTAGTGTGTGAGGAGTATGGGGTTTCCCCCATCATTTAATAATAACTCCTAATTAGAAAATTTTTCAATTTAATAACTTATTCACTAAGGTTTTTTCTCATTTTGCTCTAGATGAACTACTTACCCATCCCGAGCTGCTGAGCTTTTTGATAAACCTTACCCTCAGTAAGAAGCGATGGTGCGATAACTATTTCAACTTCTTGCATTTCTTTAATATTTTTTGCACCAAGAGTACTCATTGATGTTCTAATGGCTCCTAATAAGTTATGTGTCCCATCATCAAGTAGGGCCGGGCCTTTAATTATCCTTTCCAAGGATCCTGTAGAACCAACTTCAATTCTTGTGCCCCTCGGCAACACTGGACTTGGAGTAGCCATACCCCAGTGAAATCCTTTACCTGGGGCGTTTGAAGATTTAGCTATTGGTGATCCAATCATTACTGCATCTGCTCCACATGCTAAACATTTACAAATATCTCCGCCAGTAACAATTCCTCCATCACCAATAATAGGTATATAACGACCACTTTCTTCAAAGTAATCATTTCTTGCCGCACTACAATCAGCAATTGCAGTTGCTTGAGGGATTCCAATTCCCAATACTCCTCTTGATGTACATGCTGCTCCTGGTCCTATCCCAACCATCAATCCCGCAACTCCAGCATTCATGAGAAGTTTTGCAACTTCGTAAGTAACACAATTACCAGCTACAACTGGAACATTCATAGATTGGCAGAGATCTTTAATATTTAAGGTTTCCTTACCTTCCATTCCAAGATGTTCAGTTGAAACAACTGTTCCTTGAAGAAAAAATAAATCTATTTTGGAATTATTTAGTGTTTCTTTAAACTTGATGGCGGCTTGAGGAGTCCCACTAAAAGCTGCGATACCTCCTCTTTCTTTGACCTCATTTATTCTTTTTAAAATCAATCCTTCCTTGACCGGTTCACTGTATATTTTCTGCATTAATGGAACAAAATCATTCTTCCCAACTGATGCTATTTGCTTCAATATTTCATCAGGGTTTTCATATCGTGTTTGTACGCCCTCCATATTAATAACCCCTAGGGAACCTAATTTTGTGAGCTCTACAGCTGTATTGACATCGACAACACTATCCATGGCACTAGCTACGATCGGAACTTCTCTTTTGAAATCACCTATTGACCAAGAAGGATCAGTCAAATCGTAATCAAGTGTTCTTTTACCAGGGACTAAAGCTATTTCATCAATGCCATAAGCCCGTCTGACTTCTTTATTTAAACCAAGTTCATTATTCACGATAGTTTTCTTTTTATTCTGATTAAATTAACAACTAAAGGGGTAATAAGCCAAGGTTTATTCAAAAACAACAGGTTTTATTTTGATTTGTGTGTAAATGTGAGTATTTGGGAATTAAATAAATCTTTTTTTTTATTCATTATGACAATCAGCGATTATTATTAAAGAAAGGTTTTTTGTATGTCTGATATTTTAGATTCCGATAATTCAGGATTAAGCGAAGATAATGACCGAATTATTCAGACTGACCTAAGAAATGAGATGTCTCGTTCATACCTTGAGTATGCAATGAGCGTTATAGTTGGTCGCGCTCTTCCAGATGCAAGAGATGGATTAAAACCTGTTCACAGAAGAATTCTTTATGCAATGTATGAACTTGGTTTGACTAGCGGTAGACCATATAGAAAATGTGCAAGAGTTGTTGGAGAAGTACTTGGTAAATACCACCCTCATGGCGATACTGCTGTTTATGATGCTTTGGTTAGGATGGCCCAGGATTTCTCTATGAGGATGCCACTCATAGATGGCCATGGGAACTTTGGTTCTGTTGATAACGACCCTCCAGCAGCAATGAGATATACAGAATCTCGTTTACAGTCTCTTACGGATGAAAGTTTATTAGAGGATATTGAATCTGAAACTGTGGATTTCGCTGATAATTTTGACGGTTCACAGCAAGAGCCAACAGTTTTACCTGCTAGGATCCCTCAACTACTTCTAAATGGATCATCAGGAATAGCAGTAGGAATGGCAACTAATATTCCACCTCATAACTTAGGGGAATTAATTAATGGCCTTAAATCAATAATCAATAACCCTTCAATTGAAGATAGAGAACTTTTTGAAATAATTAAGGGCCCTGATTTTCCGACAGGTGGTCAAATCTTAGGCAGAGACGGTATTAGAGAAACTTTCAAAACAGGAAGGGGGTCAATAACCATGAGAGGAGTAGCAAATATTGAGCAAATTAAATCCATTGGAAGAGCAGAGAAAGATGCAGTAATAATTACCGAGTTGCCATTTCAAACCAATAAAGCAGCATTGATAGAAAGAATTGCTGACTTAGTTAATGAAAAAAAATTAGAAGGTATTTCTGACATTAGAGATGAAAGTGATCGAGATGGGATGAGGATAGTTATTGAACTAAAAAGAGATGCCTA includes the following:
- a CDS encoding c-type cytochrome, coding for MSTSSSTAAESNFKREFLKIGFVVFGVLLICFSIIFVNHHDNNKYIIETLELNGSVEEGDALFKINCVGCHGITARGLVGPDLHSITQRLNDKEIIKQVTGGLTPPMPSFEIDPVNMSNLLKYLHSLE
- the trxA gene encoding thioredoxin → MSSAPAVTDSSFDKDVLQSDLPVLVDFWAPWCGPCRMVAPVVEEISKDFEGKIKVFKLNTDENPNVASQYGIRSIPTLMIFKGGQKVDTVVGAVPKATLSSTLTKHL
- the ruvC gene encoding crossover junction endodeoxyribonuclease RuvC, which codes for MRIIGIDPGLARVGYGIIEIENERKILLDCGVIETGKDKKEEDRLYEIFQDLNELINHWNPTSAAVEKFFFYRSSTTISVVQARGVIMMVLASKKINVSEYSPAQIKLTIAGSGKASKKDILDAVMYNLDLNKPPKPDDSADALAIALTKLNEDGFN
- the hisH gene encoding imidazole glycerol phosphate synthase subunit HisH, yielding MHKIGLIDYGMGNIHSVTKSLESLGEEIILIKNFNDSKLCKAIILPGVGAFDPAMNNLKETDLITDLKNWIKSGKSFLGICLGLQLLFESSDEGEVQGLAILKGNIQKIPNIVNKRIPHMGWCQLLPTKPNTLLELEELNNWVYFVHSYHAIPDDSKIIAAQVDYGSEKLTAMIENDNLLACQFHPEKSGKTGEKLLRRWLSNIQ
- a CDS encoding GuaB3 family IMP dehydrogenase-related protein, with amino-acid sequence MNNELGLNKEVRRAYGIDEIALVPGKRTLDYDLTDPSWSIGDFKREVPIVASAMDSVVDVNTAVELTKLGSLGVINMEGVQTRYENPDEILKQIASVGKNDFVPLMQKIYSEPVKEGLILKRINEVKERGGIAAFSGTPQAAIKFKETLNNSKIDLFFLQGTVVSTEHLGMEGKETLNIKDLCQSMNVPVVAGNCVTYEVAKLLMNAGVAGLMVGIGPGAACTSRGVLGIGIPQATAIADCSAARNDYFEESGRYIPIIGDGGIVTGGDICKCLACGADAVMIGSPIAKSSNAPGKGFHWGMATPSPVLPRGTRIEVGSTGSLERIIKGPALLDDGTHNLLGAIRTSMSTLGAKNIKEMQEVEIVIAPSLLTEGKVYQKAQQLGMGK
- the petG gene encoding cytochrome b6-f complex subunit V, producing the protein MIEPLLCGIVLGLVPITLLGLFVSAWNQYRRGSGMLDID
- the bchI gene encoding magnesium chelatase ATPase subunit I, coding for MLTTKKRRVFPFTAVIGQEEMKLALLLNVIDPRIGGVMIMGDRGTGKSTTIRALADLLPAIDVVKDDPYNSSLVDPDLQSKEVLEKITQGENLESIKKQVPMVDLPLGATEDRLCGTIDIEKALSEGVKAFEPGLLAKANRGLLYVDEVNLLDDHLVDVLLDSAASGWNTVEREGVSVRHPARFVLIGSGNPEEGELRPQLLDRFGMSVEVKTVRDAELRVQVVDQRTSFDDNPDEFSLSVEKQQDELQQKVIKAQEILNSVQMDDDLRLNISAICGELDVDGLRGDIVTNRSARAIAAFEGRTEVQEDDIARVISCSLRHRLRKDPLEQVDSGERVIQAFCKVFDLDEKENLSKFQLSAEA
- a CDS encoding RNA methyltransferase, whose amino-acid sequence is MILGKNFSNLKVILVEPNGPLNVGSVARLCSNFEVDELRIVSPKCDIFSLEARKMALKGQKFLKHCRVFDDLQKAVFDCDLVLASCGRIDVNKDSFFVSSEDIFDWTLSFKKINNLAIIFGREDRGLTNNELLLANKTFNIPTSQDNPSLNLSHAVSIVLYELNKSSKKNLNNESRAFNLASSKAVHDTFMEIEEMLMRVGYLLKHTSKAKISKFKNFTLRANTSMHEINVLRGIVHQINWFLNNSKKNK
- a CDS encoding 5-formyltetrahydrofolate cyclo-ligase — encoded protein: MERDTFRKLRDEISFNQRENVEKNVRSYIDSFVRGYKNIGYIAIYWPLKNEVDIRSLKNKFTLALPRCKDKKELLFYPWDERPLTKDSEGILSPNNSSPLSHLQISMIFVPCLSVDKNLTRLGYGGGYFDKLRRNNDWRNVPCIGVLTSNCVSTIPLARADWDIPLSGFITEKEIFV
- the rsmD gene encoding 16S rRNA (guanine(966)-N(2))-methyltransferase RsmD, which codes for MKTNLRLIGGKKLQSPNNSYTRPTTLRVREAVFNILNSRVENSNWLDLFSGTGSISCEAYNHGARKIIAIEKNKINSKICLENLLSLENIENRRNDIEVICKDVLKWTKPNYERNLSSRNMDLNKLKFDFVYLDPPYDVDFHELVLNQLFDCDILKKDSIVICEHSPNLLIKKSTLWETIDVRNYGQSRLTFLINVQHT